A genomic segment from Pseudomonas sessilinigenes encodes:
- a CDS encoding YceK/YidQ family lipoprotein encodes MGCGTLIARTPNSHSHYDYYKGTQANVELLTMRGATGYSGYTTVFCWMSIVCPVVAIVSLPVDVVADTALLPYDAIND; translated from the coding sequence GTGGGCTGCGGAACCCTGATTGCCCGCACGCCCAACTCACACAGCCACTACGACTACTACAAAGGCACCCAGGCCAATGTCGAGCTGCTGACCATGCGCGGCGCCACGGGCTATTCCGGCTACACCACGGTGTTCTGCTGGATGAGCATCGTCTGCCCGGTAGTAGCCATCGTCAGCCTGCCAGTGGATGTAGTCGCCGACACCGCGCTGCTGCCCTACGACGCCATCAACGACTGA
- a CDS encoding YceK/YidQ family lipoprotein, with amino-acid sequence MLLHTLLLAGCGTYMARGGALDWRDDRYYRSTQTSAQVLTGYDLEGYGRMITGGCWAMVVCPIAIIVTLPADALLDTVLLPYDAMQPERPKRNLNAKKQPPMPEDAPAATTNYQGSPSLTEPHP; translated from the coding sequence TTGCTGCTCCACACCCTGCTGCTGGCCGGCTGCGGTACCTACATGGCCCGTGGCGGCGCGCTGGATTGGCGCGATGACCGCTACTACCGCAGCACCCAGACCAGCGCCCAGGTCCTCACCGGCTACGACCTGGAAGGCTACGGCCGGATGATCACCGGCGGCTGCTGGGCCATGGTGGTGTGCCCCATCGCAATCATCGTGACCCTGCCGGCCGACGCCTTGCTCGACACCGTATTGCTGCCCTATGACGCCATGCAGCCGGAACGCCCCAAGCGCAACCTGAATGCCAAGAAACAGCCACCCATGCCTGAAGACGCACCTGCAGCAACCACCAACTACCAGGGCAGCCCATCACTGACCGAGCCCCATCCATGA
- a CDS encoding YceK/YidQ family lipoprotein, giving the protein MSTGIIAKTAGILCLSLCLSGCGTTLARVNRNYVSDFSIFKGTQETLRLLGLIEPTNEFHRRLYSKCSKIVICQVSAVMVSLPFDGFVDLLFLPYDLWRRYA; this is encoded by the coding sequence ATGAGCACCGGCATCATCGCTAAAACAGCCGGGATCCTGTGCTTGTCACTGTGCCTGTCCGGCTGCGGCACCACCCTGGCACGGGTGAACCGCAACTATGTCAGTGACTTCTCGATCTTCAAGGGCACCCAGGAGACCCTGCGCCTACTCGGACTCATCGAACCGACCAACGAATTTCATAGGCGCTTGTACTCCAAGTGCTCGAAGATAGTGATCTGCCAGGTCAGCGCAGTCATGGTCTCGTTGCCCTTCGATGGCTTCGTGGACCTGCTGTTCTTGCCCTATGACCTGTGGCGGCGCTACGCCTGA